A genomic window from Chitinophagaceae bacterium includes:
- a CDS encoding RidA family protein yields MRYVNEKIATDKAPKPVGLYPHARKVGNLLFLSGIGPREAGTNNIPGNEYNADGTLVKYDIAAQCHMVFKNIRTVLEASGSSWAQLIDVTVFLTNMKDDFPTYNTLYAEYFKDNQPCRTTVEIKSLPTAIAIELKCIAVVSSE; encoded by the coding sequence ATTCGATACGTGAACGAAAAAATAGCTACCGATAAGGCTCCAAAACCTGTTGGGCTTTATCCGCATGCGAGAAAAGTGGGTAATCTCCTTTTTCTGAGCGGCATCGGTCCGCGGGAAGCAGGTACCAATAATATTCCCGGAAATGAATACAATGCTGACGGAACATTGGTGAAGTACGACATAGCTGCTCAATGTCATATGGTATTTAAAAACATTCGTACTGTGCTGGAAGCATCAGGCAGCAGTTGGGCTCAGTTAATCGATGTAACTGTTTTTCTCACCAATATGAAAGATGATTTTCCAACTTACAATACATTGTATGCGGAATATTTCAAAGACAATCAACCCTGCAGAACGACAGTTGAAATAAAATCGCTGCCTACGGCTATTGCGATTGAGTTGAAGTGTATTGCGGTGG
- a CDS encoding sterol desaturase family protein: MNNYISIIADSFTGYFNYLYDAILYPSWHNYFYWLIGISLLCWMLEIIFPWRKKQPAIRKDFWLDGFYMFFNFFIFSLVGYNALSNIGVQAFSDFIGLFGLKNLAAISIQSCPAWIQLLILLVVKDFIDWNVHRLLHRVQWLWEFHKVHHSVEQMGFAAHLRYHWMETIAYRTIEYIPLAMIGFGINDFIVVHIFTLAVGHLNHSNLKLPFGPLKYLFNSSQMHIWHHAKYLPARYGVNFGLTLSCWDYLFATVYWPESGRDEPLGFDHDESFPVTFLKQMKHPFTKKQKT; encoded by the coding sequence TTGAATAACTACATCTCCATCATTGCGGATTCATTTACCGGCTACTTTAATTACTTATATGATGCAATTCTCTATCCTTCCTGGCACAATTATTTTTACTGGCTCATAGGTATTTCACTGCTTTGCTGGATGCTTGAAATAATTTTCCCATGGCGAAAAAAGCAACCTGCTATCAGAAAAGATTTCTGGCTGGATGGATTTTATATGTTCTTTAATTTCTTCATTTTTTCATTGGTAGGTTACAATGCACTGTCAAATATTGGCGTGCAGGCCTTCAGCGATTTTATCGGATTATTTGGTTTAAAAAATCTTGCAGCTATCAGTATTCAATCATGCCCGGCCTGGATCCAATTGCTGATATTGCTGGTGGTGAAAGATTTTATCGACTGGAATGTTCATCGCCTTCTGCATCGTGTTCAATGGTTATGGGAATTTCACAAAGTCCATCATTCCGTTGAGCAGATGGGTTTTGCGGCACATCTCCGTTATCACTGGATGGAAACCATCGCTTACCGTACTATTGAATATATTCCGTTGGCAATGATTGGATTTGGTATCAATGATTTTATTGTAGTGCATATTTTCACGCTTGCTGTCGGCCATTTAAATCATTCAAATTTGAAACTGCCTTTCGGTCCGTTGAAATATCTTTTTAACTCCTCGCAGATGCATATCTGGCACCACGCAAAGTATTTACCTGCCCGTTATGGCGTCAATTTTGGATTAACTTTGAGCTGCTGGGATTATTTATTCGCAACTGTTTACTGGCCGGAAAGTGGCCGCGATGAACCTCTGGGTTTCGATCACGATGAAAGTTTTCCGGTTACTTTTTTAAAGCAGATGAAACATCCATTTACTAAAAAGCAAAAAACATGA
- a CDS encoding rhodanese-like domain-containing protein, with the protein MKQQLLSLLLLLSFAACSQTTTTAYHNADNKAFAEQLEKENVVILDVRTPEEYKEGHIPQSVLLNYYDSDFETKIDALDKNKTYLVYCASGGRSSKASAMMSGKEFKEIYNLQGGFSKWNGAREK; encoded by the coding sequence ATGAAACAACAATTACTTTCTCTTTTACTATTGCTCTCCTTTGCGGCCTGCAGTCAGACAACCACCACTGCTTACCACAATGCAGACAATAAAGCTTTTGCTGAACAACTGGAAAAAGAAAATGTAGTGATCCTTGATGTACGCACGCCGGAAGAATACAAAGAAGGACACATTCCTCAATCGGTGCTCCTTAATTATTACGACAGTGATTTTGAAACTAAGATTGACGCACTGGACAAAAACAAAACTTACCTCGTGTATTGCGCGTCAGGTGGCCGTTCTTCAAAGGCTTCTGCAATGATGTCAGGAAAAGAATTTAAAGAAATTTACAATTTGCAGGGAGGATTCAGCAAGTGGAATGGAGCCAGGGAAAAGTGA